A region of Halarcobacter mediterraneus DNA encodes the following proteins:
- the gyrA gene encoding DNA gyrase subunit A codes for MENLFENQDIIDINIEDSIKGSYLDYSMSVIIGRALPDAKDGLKPVHRRILYAMHDLNMSSRSPYKKSARIVGDVIGKYHPHGDSSVYDALVRMAQNFSMRAPLVDGQGNFGSIDGDNAAAMRYTEARMTRVSEDILKDIDKDTVNFVTNYDDTLKEPDVLPTRVPTLLLNGSEGIAVGMATKIPPHNLDELLEAVLHLVDNPKATADELMEFIQGPDFPTGGTIFGRRGIIDAYNTGRGRVKIRAKHHVETKGKKEVIVLDELPYQVNKARLIEQIANLAKEKQIEGISEVRDESDREGIRVVIELKKDAMSEIVLNNLYKSTPMETTFGIILLAVHNKEPKVFNLPDLLNVFLSHRKTVIIRRTIFDLEKAKARAHILEGLKIALDNIDEVVKIIRASANDAEAKESLQDRFGLSPIQSQAILDMRLGRLTGLQRDKLEAEYQELLALIAELEAILKSEEKLNEIIVEELAEIKEKYSSPRRTEIEDSYDEIDIEDLIPNEPMVVTITHNGYVKRVPIKSYEKQRRGGKGKVAVTTHDDDFIEKFFVSNTHDTLMFITNMGQLYWLKVYRIPEGSRTAKGKAVVNLINLRADEKIMAILPTSDFDESKSLAFFTRNGIVKRTSLKDFANIRSNGVRAIVLDDSDEVVTAKITTPETQYLMIFTSLGQCIRFDIEKTREQGRTTRGVRGIKFKHDTDFVVDAELIEDDQHELLTVSEKGIGKRTTVDEYRLTNRAGSGVISMKLHQKTGNVVGAVLVDESQDLMALTSIGKMIRVDMQTIRKAGRNTSGVIIVNVDSKDKVVSIARCPKEEDEELNIENADTMDGIDLNEYNLLDNNEEKVEDSNNSLDIENNDEKGNE; via the coding sequence ATGGAAAACCTTTTTGAAAACCAAGACATAATTGATATTAATATAGAAGATAGTATCAAGGGATCTTACCTAGACTACTCAATGAGTGTAATTATTGGTAGAGCACTACCTGATGCAAAAGATGGACTAAAACCAGTTCACAGAAGAATTCTTTATGCAATGCATGATTTAAATATGAGTTCAAGAAGCCCATATAAGAAATCTGCAAGAATTGTAGGGGATGTAATTGGTAAGTACCACCCTCACGGAGATAGCTCTGTATATGATGCCCTTGTAAGAATGGCACAAAACTTTTCAATGAGAGCTCCACTTGTTGATGGACAAGGAAACTTTGGTTCAATTGATGGTGACAATGCAGCTGCAATGAGATATACAGAAGCAAGAATGACTAGAGTTTCAGAAGATATTTTAAAAGACATTGATAAAGATACCGTTAACTTTGTAACAAATTATGATGATACATTAAAAGAGCCTGATGTTTTACCAACAAGAGTGCCTACTTTATTATTAAATGGAAGTGAAGGTATTGCAGTTGGTATGGCAACTAAAATTCCACCTCATAATTTAGATGAGTTATTAGAAGCAGTACTTCATTTAGTAGATAATCCTAAAGCTACAGCAGATGAACTAATGGAGTTTATTCAAGGACCAGATTTCCCAACAGGTGGTACAATCTTTGGAAGAAGAGGTATTATTGATGCCTATAATACAGGTCGTGGTAGAGTAAAAATAAGAGCAAAACACCATGTTGAAACAAAAGGTAAAAAAGAAGTAATTGTTTTAGATGAATTACCATATCAAGTAAATAAAGCAAGACTTATTGAACAAATTGCAAATCTTGCAAAAGAAAAACAGATTGAAGGTATTTCAGAAGTTAGAGATGAGTCTGATAGAGAAGGTATTAGAGTTGTAATTGAACTTAAAAAAGATGCAATGAGTGAAATTGTATTAAATAATCTTTATAAGTCAACTCCAATGGAAACTACATTTGGTATTATTCTTTTAGCTGTACATAATAAAGAGCCAAAAGTATTTAATTTACCAGATTTATTGAATGTATTTTTATCTCATAGAAAAACTGTAATTATTAGAAGAACAATTTTTGATTTAGAAAAAGCAAAAGCAAGAGCTCACATCTTAGAAGGTTTAAAAATTGCTTTAGATAATATTGATGAAGTAGTTAAAATTATCAGAGCAAGTGCAAATGATGCAGAAGCAAAAGAGAGTTTGCAAGATAGATTTGGATTAAGTCCAATTCAATCTCAAGCAATCTTAGATATGAGACTTGGAAGATTAACAGGTCTTCAAAGAGATAAATTAGAAGCAGAGTATCAAGAATTATTAGCTCTTATTGCTGAGCTTGAAGCTATTTTGAAATCTGAAGAAAAATTAAATGAAATAATTGTAGAAGAGTTAGCTGAGATTAAAGAAAAATACTCTAGTCCAAGAAGAACAGAAATTGAAGACTCTTATGATGAAATAGATATTGAAGATTTAATTCCAAATGAACCAATGGTAGTTACAATTACTCATAATGGATATGTAAAAAGAGTTCCAATTAAGTCTTATGAAAAACAAAGAAGAGGTGGAAAAGGAAAAGTAGCCGTAACCACTCATGATGATGACTTTATTGAAAAATTCTTTGTTTCTAATACTCATGATACTTTAATGTTTATTACAAATATGGGACAATTATATTGGTTAAAAGTTTATAGAATTCCAGAAGGAAGTAGAACTGCAAAAGGTAAAGCAGTTGTTAACTTAATCAATTTAAGAGCAGATGAAAAAATCATGGCAATTTTACCAACAAGTGATTTTGATGAATCTAAATCTTTAGCATTCTTTACTAGAAATGGTATTGTAAAAAGAACATCATTAAAAGATTTTGCAAATATCAGAAGTAATGGAGTAAGAGCAATTGTTCTTGATGATTCAGATGAAGTAGTTACTGCAAAAATTACTACACCTGAAACTCAATACTTAATGATTTTTACATCTTTAGGTCAATGTATTAGATTTGATATTGAAAAAACAAGAGAACAAGGAAGAACTACAAGAGGGGTAAGAGGTATTAAGTTTAAACATGATACTGACTTTGTTGTAGATGCTGAATTAATTGAAGATGACCAACATGAGTTATTAACTGTATCTGAAAAAGGTATAGGAAAAAGAACTACAGTAGATGAATACAGACTTACAAATAGAGCAGGTTCTGGTGTTATTTCTATGAAACTTCATCAAAAAACTGGAAATGTAGTTGGAGCTGTACTTGTTGATGAATCACAAGACCTAATGGCATTAACATCTATTGGTAAAATGATTAGAGTTGATATGCAAACAATTAGAAAAGCAGGAAGAAATACTTCAGGTGTAATTATTGTAAATGTTGATTCAAAAGATAAAGTTGTATCTATTGCAAGATGCCCAAAAGAAGAAGATGAAGAGTTAAATATTGAAAATGCTGATACTATGGATGGAATTGATTTAAATGAATATAATCTTTTAGATAACAATGAAGAAAAAGTGGAGGACTCAAACAACTCTTTAGATATAGAAAATAATGATGAAAAAGGAAATGAATAA
- a CDS encoding aspartate-semialdehyde dehydrogenase, whose product MKKFNVAVVGATGAVGEELFRVLKEYDFPINNLVPLASARSAGEKIEYAGKEYTVLELTDSVFEENEVDIAFFSAGGSVSEKFAKFAVDAGAVVIDNTSHFRMEPNVPLVVPEVNPEDIAKWREKGIIANPNCSTIQMVMSLKPLDELYGIKRVDVSTYQAVSGAGKTGMEELVKQMQDFFTFKLDESEKNAFAHQIALNVIPQIDVAQANGFTKEEMKMVNETQKILHKDVAVAATCVRVPVLRSHSESITVTFDNDVEVDVNEVREALEKFENVEVIDDLENNAYPMPIISTDTDITYVGRIRKDVYSPNIVHFFNVADQVRVGAATNAVRIGLKWIEMESEI is encoded by the coding sequence ATGAAAAAATTTAATGTAGCAGTTGTCGGTGCTACTGGTGCTGTTGGGGAAGAATTGTTTAGAGTATTAAAAGAATATGATTTTCCTATTAATAATTTAGTACCTCTAGCAAGTGCTAGAAGCGCTGGAGAAAAAATTGAATATGCTGGAAAAGAGTATACAGTTTTAGAATTAACTGATTCAGTTTTTGAAGAAAATGAAGTTGATATCGCTTTTTTTAGTGCAGGTGGAAGTGTTTCTGAAAAATTTGCTAAATTTGCAGTAGATGCAGGGGCTGTTGTAATCGATAATACAAGCCATTTTAGAATGGAACCAAATGTTCCTTTAGTAGTTCCAGAAGTAAATCCAGAAGATATTGCAAAATGGAGAGAAAAAGGGATTATTGCAAATCCAAATTGTTCAACTATTCAAATGGTAATGTCTTTAAAACCATTAGATGAATTATATGGAATCAAAAGAGTTGATGTTTCAACATATCAAGCAGTATCAGGAGCTGGAAAAACTGGTATGGAAGAGTTAGTAAAACAAATGCAAGACTTCTTTACTTTTAAACTAGATGAAAGTGAAAAAAATGCTTTTGCACACCAAATAGCTCTTAATGTAATACCTCAAATTGATGTAGCTCAAGCAAATGGTTTTACTAAAGAAGAAATGAAAATGGTAAATGAAACTCAAAAGATTTTACATAAAGATGTAGCAGTTGCAGCTACTTGTGTAAGAGTTCCAGTTTTAAGATCTCACTCAGAATCTATTACAGTTACTTTTGATAATGATGTTGAAGTAGATGTAAATGAAGTAAGAGAAGCTTTAGAAAAGTTTGAAAATGTTGAAGTAATTGATGATTTAGAAAACAATGCTTACCCAATGCCAATTATTTCAACTGATACTGATATTACATATGTAGGAAGAATTAGAAAAGATGTATATTCTCCTAATATAGTTCACTTCTTCAATGTTGCTGACCAAGTAAGAGTAGGGGCAGCTACAAATGCAGTAAGAATTGGTCTAAAATGGATTGAAATGGAAAGTGAAATCTAA
- a CDS encoding YqhA family protein — protein sequence MIEKLFESSLWGSRFIVLLAVIFGLIGAIILFIVASVDIYEVAKYVYITFSTGAHPENFHEDIVASIIGAVDLYLIAVVMLIFSFGLYELFISKIDAAEKAHEDASTILAIHSLDQLKDKIAKVIVMVLVVNFFQRVIHTEFKTPLEMMYFALSITALAVGLYFIGKVQKH from the coding sequence ATGATAGAAAAACTATTCGAAAGTTCACTGTGGGGAAGTAGATTTATTGTACTTCTTGCAGTGATTTTTGGATTAATTGGAGCTATAATACTTTTTATAGTTGCAAGTGTAGATATATATGAAGTTGCTAAGTATGTATATATAACATTTTCTACAGGGGCACATCCTGAAAATTTCCATGAAGATATAGTTGCAAGTATTATAGGAGCAGTTGATTTATACTTAATTGCTGTTGTAATGCTAATTTTTTCTTTTGGATTATATGAGCTTTTTATTTCAAAAATTGATGCAGCAGAAAAAGCCCATGAAGATGCAAGTACCATTTTAGCAATACATTCATTGGATCAATTGAAAGATAAAATAGCTAAAGTAATAGTTATGGTTTTAGTTGTGAACTTTTTTCAAAGAGTAATTCATACAGAGTTTAAAACTCCACTTGAAATGATGTATTTTGCACTATCTATTACTGCTTTAGCAGTAGGACTTTACTTTATTGGTAAGGTACAAAAACACTAA
- the hemE gene encoding uroporphyrinogen decarboxylase → MSKIFVDACLRKETPYTPVWMMRQAGRYLPEYMEVRAQAGNFLNLCHDPEKACEVTIQPLDIVGVDAAILFSDILVIPDEMGMDLEFIKGFGPKFHDPIKTEEDLDRLIGGEEAANKLTYVYETIKLLKQKLPEDKALIGFTGAPWTLATYMIEGQGTKTYNLCKKMMYSNPEFLHKILRKVTDVVKHYMIKQIEAGADVVQIFDSWASAIEVSKYDEFSWKYMVEIADYIKEKYPEIPVIMFPKGVAAFIERDLVYGNFDVFGVDWGTPMALAKEKLGSKYVLQGNMEPCRLYSKEATTQCVEGIQSIMQGEGHIFNLGHGILPDVPVENAKHFVSECQRVSKK, encoded by the coding sequence ATGTCAAAAATTTTTGTAGACGCATGTTTAAGAAAAGAAACTCCTTACACTCCTGTATGGATGATGAGACAAGCTGGTAGATATTTACCAGAATATATGGAAGTAAGAGCACAAGCTGGTAATTTCTTAAATTTATGTCATGACCCTGAAAAAGCTTGTGAAGTAACAATTCAACCCCTTGATATAGTAGGAGTTGATGCAGCTATTTTATTTAGTGATATCTTGGTTATTCCTGATGAAATGGGAATGGACTTAGAGTTTATCAAAGGTTTTGGACCAAAATTTCATGACCCTATTAAAACTGAAGAAGATTTAGATAGATTAATTGGTGGGGAAGAAGCTGCAAATAAATTAACATATGTTTATGAAACTATCAAACTTTTGAAACAAAAACTTCCAGAAGATAAAGCTCTTATAGGTTTTACAGGAGCACCTTGGACTTTAGCAACATATATGATTGAAGGGCAGGGAACAAAAACATATAATTTATGTAAAAAAATGATGTATTCTAATCCAGAATTCTTGCATAAAATATTAAGAAAAGTAACTGATGTAGTTAAGCATTATATGATTAAACAAATTGAAGCAGGTGCAGATGTTGTTCAAATCTTTGATTCATGGGCTTCTGCGATTGAAGTTTCAAAATATGATGAATTTTCATGGAAATATATGGTTGAAATAGCAGATTATATCAAAGAAAAATATCCTGAAATTCCAGTAATTATGTTCCCTAAAGGAGTTGCTGCATTTATTGAAAGAGATTTAGTTTATGGTAACTTCGATGTATTTGGTGTAGATTGGGGAACTCCAATGGCACTAGCTAAAGAAAAACTAGGAAGTAAATATGTTCTTCAAGGAAATATGGAACCTTGTAGACTATATTCAAAAGAAGCAACAACTCAATGTGTAGAAGGAATCCAATCAATTATGCAAGGAGAAGGTCATATCTTTAACTTAGGGCATGGTATTTTACCTGATGTTCCAGTTGAAAATGCAAAACACTTTGTAAGTGAATGTCAGCGGGTTTCAAAAAAATAG
- a CDS encoding radical SAM protein gives MSYSNNIIFGPIPSRRFGISLGIDLSPSSKQCNFDCLYCELEKAKTVETMTKYPSVEEVINEVKASFKKHPKIDVITITANGEPTLYPHLDKLIDELNKIKKNAKTLILSNGSTIYDEKVYKALLKIDTVKLSLDCVSEKCFKKLDRVHSGIDIDKIIESMIKFRKETTNILVLEVLFVKTLNDKEEEIKALYEAIKKINPHRVDIGTIDRPPAYKVKPVSFETLQSIAETFEGINVNIAYKNRPKLESSFSEEEIKTMLKRRPLTQEDINNMFDEDSKKLLEILVSQKVVSLVDSSGLNFYKIL, from the coding sequence ATGTCGTATTCAAATAATATAATATTTGGTCCTATCCCTTCAAGGAGATTTGGAATCTCTTTGGGAATAGACCTTTCTCCTTCTTCAAAACAATGTAATTTTGACTGTCTTTATTGTGAACTTGAAAAAGCAAAAACAGTAGAAACAATGACAAAGTATCCAAGTGTAGAAGAAGTTATAAATGAAGTAAAAGCATCTTTTAAAAAACATCCTAAGATTGATGTTATAACTATAACTGCAAATGGTGAACCAACTTTATATCCACACTTAGATAAATTAATTGATGAACTTAATAAGATTAAAAAAAATGCAAAAACTCTTATTCTTTCAAATGGTAGTACAATTTATGATGAAAAAGTTTATAAAGCTTTATTAAAAATAGACACAGTGAAACTATCTCTTGACTGTGTAAGTGAAAAATGTTTTAAAAAACTTGATAGAGTGCATAGTGGAATAGATATTGATAAAATCATTGAAAGTATGATTAAATTTAGAAAAGAAACTACAAATATACTTGTCTTGGAAGTTTTATTTGTAAAAACACTAAATGATAAAGAAGAAGAAATAAAAGCCCTATATGAAGCTATAAAAAAAATAAATCCACATAGAGTAGATATAGGTACAATAGATAGACCACCTGCATATAAAGTAAAACCTGTCTCATTTGAAACTTTACAGAGTATTGCTGAAACTTTTGAAGGTATAAATGTAAATATTGCATATAAAAATAGACCAAAATTAGAATCAAGTTTTTCAGAAGAAGAAATAAAAACTATGCTAAAAAGAAGACCTTTAACACAAGAAGATATAAATAATATGTTTGATGAAGATTCAAAAAAATTATTAGAAATATTAGTTTCTCAAAAAGTAGTATCTCTTGTAGATAGCTCAGGTTTAAATTTTTATAAAATTTTGTAA
- a CDS encoding MOSC domain-containing protein, producing the protein MSGKISKLLIAKDVESPMHSVNQIVLEEKKGIFGDRYYYQEGTFSNKGKIEPDRDVTLIEIEKIDTLNKDYDLSFTPEDFRRNIVVSNCDLNSLIDKEFQIGEVVLKGIRLCEPCKILAQRLNEKKALTKMVHKAGLRAQIIKGGNISLNSQIEIR; encoded by the coding sequence ATGTCTGGAAAAATATCAAAACTTCTTATTGCAAAAGATGTGGAATCTCCAATGCACAGTGTAAATCAAATAGTTTTAGAAGAAAAGAAAGGTATCTTTGGAGATAGATACTATTATCAAGAAGGTACCTTTTCAAATAAAGGTAAAATAGAGCCTGATAGAGATGTAACTCTTATAGAAATTGAAAAAATAGATACTTTAAATAAAGATTATGATTTAAGTTTTACACCTGAAGATTTTAGAAGAAATATAGTTGTTTCTAATTGTGACCTTAACTCTTTAATAGACAAAGAGTTTCAAATAGGTGAAGTAGTTTTAAAAGGAATAAGACTATGTGAACCTTGTAAGATTTTAGCTCAACGACTAAATGAAAAGAAAGCTTTGACAAAAATGGTACACAAAGCAGGATTAAGAGCACAAATTATTAAAGGTGGTAATATAAGTTTAAATTCTCAAATTGAAATAAGATAA
- a CDS encoding LysE family translocator, producing the protein MNITFFLFYCLLITITPGPTNIVIFSTVQNYGVKKAVEFCYGAILAFAIILVLSVLLNSFLTSLLPEVLFYMQIIGSLYILYLAYLIFNMDSTSISNSTEIGTFKIGFFIQFINPKALIFCLTVFPSFIMPYYTNLFQLLTFALLITIIAGIAFFSWVLFGKLLKTFLQKYQKLVNILMSIFLVYCAYMISDL; encoded by the coding sequence ATGAATATTACATTTTTTCTATTTTATTGTCTACTTATTACTATTACTCCCGGTCCTACAAATATTGTTATTTTTTCAACTGTTCAAAATTATGGGGTTAAAAAAGCAGTTGAATTTTGTTATGGAGCTATTTTAGCTTTTGCTATTATTTTAGTATTATCAGTACTTCTTAATTCCTTTTTAACTTCACTTTTACCTGAGGTTCTTTTTTATATGCAAATTATAGGAAGTTTATATATATTGTATTTAGCTTATTTGATTTTTAATATGGACTCTACATCAATTTCTAATAGTACAGAAATAGGAACTTTTAAGATTGGTTTTTTTATTCAATTTATAAACCCAAAGGCACTTATTTTTTGTTTAACTGTATTTCCAAGTTTTATAATGCCTTATTATACTAATTTATTCCAATTGCTAACATTTGCTTTACTTATTACAATTATTGCAGGAATAGCTTTTTTCTCTTGGGTTTTATTTGGTAAGTTATTAAAAACTTTTTTACAAAAGTACCAAAAACTTGTTAATATATTGATGTCAATATTTTTAGTATATTGTGCATATATGATTTCAGACTTATAA
- a CDS encoding AraC family transcriptional regulator gives MAKFIYKEKLGITALKASFNKFSYKKHSHEEYTVGVTLRGTQKYSLDGSSQVSYKNGIMLFNPEQVHDGTAGNYKEGLDYVILYIKPKLFLEGLEKKELVKFSSAIIYNEKIKNDILNLSSAILHQKNEALCSELYLKFVDNFTLEELFSKYKSEDIFIKKAKEIIYYELDDVLNLEQMSKEFNLSKFQFIRMFKANTGMTPYQYFLNTKLIQVKKYLDITKDLYATVVEFGFSDLSHLNRHFKRVYGITAYEYLKVKA, from the coding sequence ATGGCTAAGTTTATATATAAAGAAAAGTTAGGTATTACGGCATTAAAAGCAAGCTTTAATAAGTTTTCTTATAAAAAACATTCCCATGAAGAGTATACTGTGGGAGTTACATTAAGAGGAACTCAAAAATATAGTTTAGATGGTTCTTCTCAAGTCTCATACAAAAATGGAATTATGTTATTTAACCCTGAACAAGTTCATGATGGAACAGCAGGAAATTACAAAGAGGGTTTAGATTATGTAATACTTTATATAAAACCTAAACTGTTTTTAGAAGGTTTAGAGAAAAAAGAGTTAGTGAAATTCTCTTCAGCTATTATATATAATGAAAAAATCAAAAATGATATTTTAAATCTTAGTAGTGCAATTTTACATCAAAAAAATGAAGCTTTATGTAGTGAATTATACTTAAAGTTTGTAGATAACTTCACATTAGAAGAATTATTCTCAAAATATAAGAGTGAAGATATCTTTATAAAAAAAGCAAAAGAGATTATATATTATGAGCTTGATGATGTATTAAATCTAGAACAAATGTCAAAGGAGTTTAATCTTTCAAAGTTCCAGTTTATTAGAATGTTTAAAGCAAATACTGGAATGACTCCTTATCAGTACTTTTTGAATACAAAGTTAATTCAAGTAAAAAAATATCTTGATATTACAAAAGATTTATATGCAACTGTAGTTGAGTTTGGTTTTAGTGACCTTTCTCATTTAAATAGACATTTCAAAAGAGTTTATGGAATAACTGCTTATGAATATTTGAAGGTAAAAGCTTAG
- a CDS encoding protein adenylyltransferase SelO family protein, whose protein sequence is MNKNIKTLEELSSFVNYSFIEELNSDPDTNNNGENKHPREVFSGHYVPVKPTSIKEPIYIAHSKNFFEELDFDESLLKEENFVKMFSGDLCNIPKPMRNQGWATGYALSIYGREYYMQCPFQTGNGYGDGRAISVLEAVLNGKRWEFQLKGAGRTPYCRGADGRAVLRSSVREFLAQEHMHKLGIPTSRSLTLFTSKKEQVSRPWFKDYSHSRDPEVMIEEDVAITTRVAPSFIRVGQLELFGRRARKHEHSKAYEELEKIVLHLINREYNQTINQNLKLEEKVLLLAKQFQDRLTSLVANWIRVGYCQGNFNSDNCAAGGFTLDYGPFGFIDMFDPNYQPWTGGGMHFSFFNQPQAAQKNFKSFCSALKPLIISDLDSIKKLEEIENDFPKAIQEKIENMWASKLGLNKFDPKLYNELINLMIESEVDYTIFFRELSNIPNNIEELKESFYNTTFENENIKRKWNNWLEEWNNKLNLNSKEDIENLSKQMKLINPKYILREWILVRAYKKAEEGDYSLVNELQEIMTNPYAEQTKEIEKKYYNKKPSDFFGIAGISHISCSS, encoded by the coding sequence ATGAATAAAAATATAAAAACCCTTGAAGAACTTAGCTCTTTTGTAAACTACTCTTTTATAGAAGAACTTAACAGTGATCCAGATACAAACAATAATGGAGAAAATAAACATCCAAGGGAAGTTTTCAGTGGGCATTATGTTCCTGTAAAACCAACTTCTATCAAAGAACCTATATATATAGCTCATAGTAAAAACTTTTTTGAAGAATTAGACTTTGATGAATCTCTTTTAAAAGAGGAAAACTTTGTTAAAATGTTTTCAGGAGACCTTTGTAATATACCTAAACCTATGAGAAATCAAGGTTGGGCAACAGGATATGCCTTATCTATTTATGGTAGAGAATATTATATGCAATGCCCTTTTCAAACAGGAAATGGATATGGTGACGGTAGAGCAATTTCAGTCCTTGAAGCAGTTTTAAATGGTAAAAGATGGGAATTTCAATTAAAAGGTGCAGGAAGAACACCATATTGCAGAGGAGCAGATGGACGAGCAGTTTTAAGGTCAAGTGTAAGAGAATTCTTAGCACAAGAACATATGCACAAACTTGGAATTCCAACATCAAGGTCTTTGACTTTATTTACATCTAAAAAAGAACAAGTAAGTAGACCTTGGTTTAAAGATTATTCTCATTCAAGAGACCCTGAGGTTATGATTGAAGAAGATGTGGCAATTACTACTAGAGTAGCTCCTTCTTTTATAAGAGTTGGTCAACTTGAACTCTTTGGCAGACGAGCTAGAAAACATGAACACTCTAAAGCATATGAAGAGTTAGAAAAAATTGTTTTACACTTAATAAATAGAGAATATAATCAAACAATCAATCAAAACTTAAAACTAGAAGAAAAAGTATTATTACTAGCAAAACAGTTTCAAGATAGACTAACTTCACTAGTAGCAAACTGGATACGAGTTGGATATTGTCAAGGTAATTTCAATAGTGACAACTGTGCGGCAGGAGGTTTTACCCTTGACTATGGTCCTTTTGGTTTTATTGATATGTTTGACCCTAATTATCAACCTTGGACTGGTGGAGGAATGCACTTTTCATTTTTCAACCAACCACAAGCTGCACAAAAAAATTTCAAATCTTTCTGTAGTGCATTAAAACCATTAATCATTTCAGATTTAGATAGTATAAAAAAACTTGAAGAAATAGAAAATGATTTTCCCAAAGCTATACAAGAAAAAATAGAAAATATGTGGGCTTCAAAATTAGGACTTAATAAATTCGATCCTAAACTATATAATGAACTTATTAATCTTATGATAGAAAGTGAAGTTGACTATACTATATTTTTTAGAGAATTATCAAATATTCCTAATAATATAGAAGAACTTAAAGAAAGTTTTTATAATACTACATTTGAAAATGAAAATATCAAAAGAAAATGGAATAATTGGTTAGAAGAATGGAATAATAAACTAAACCTAAATTCAAAAGAAGATATAGAAAATTTATCTAAACAAATGAAACTTATAAATCCAAAATACATCTTAAGGGAGTGGATTTTAGTGCGTGCATATAAAAAAGCTGAAGAAGGAGATTATAGCCTTGTAAATGAACTACAAGAGATAATGACAAATCCATATGCTGAACAAACAAAAGAAATAGAAAAAAAGTACTATAACAAAAAACCATCAGATTTTTTTGGAATAGCTGGAATATCTCATATAAGTTGTTCCTCATAA